A portion of the Deinococcus peraridilitoris DSM 19664 genome contains these proteins:
- a CDS encoding SDR family NAD(P)-dependent oxidoreductase, translated as MNQRFQGKVVFITGAGGGIGRAAALRFAAEGGRVVVNDVKQDAAHTVAEEIRAAGGEALPAPADVSSRAEVEALFSQVENEFGPVDVLLNNAALIDEARHFLDGDEAWWDRVQRVNLKSVFLCSHRAAHTMARRRRGVILTTSSGGATRAHRGNVAYDATKGGIEAMTRAMALDLAPYGIRVNGVVPGFINTYGLSGEVLRERERVVPLGRYGVAEDLTGAVTFLASDDAAYITGQFVVVDGGVLAQQRSANVDTFPLTSFPDIPADLI; from the coding sequence ATGAATCAACGTTTTCAGGGAAAAGTCGTGTTTATTACGGGTGCAGGCGGAGGCATCGGCCGTGCCGCCGCACTGCGCTTCGCGGCCGAGGGTGGGCGCGTGGTGGTAAATGATGTGAAGCAGGACGCGGCCCACACGGTCGCAGAAGAAATCCGCGCGGCAGGCGGTGAGGCGCTGCCCGCTCCCGCTGACGTGTCCAGCAGAGCGGAGGTCGAAGCCTTGTTCTCGCAGGTTGAAAACGAATTTGGTCCAGTCGATGTGCTGCTCAACAACGCCGCCCTGATCGACGAGGCGCGGCATTTTCTGGATGGTGACGAAGCGTGGTGGGACCGCGTGCAGCGCGTGAATCTCAAAAGCGTGTTTCTCTGCTCGCATCGCGCGGCGCACACGATGGCCCGCCGCCGCCGGGGCGTGATTCTCACAACGTCCTCGGGCGGTGCGACGCGGGCTCACCGTGGGAACGTGGCGTATGACGCGACCAAGGGGGGCATCGAGGCCATGACGCGCGCCATGGCCCTCGATCTGGCACCGTACGGAATTCGCGTGAACGGCGTGGTGCCCGGCTTCATCAACACCTACGGTCTTTCGGGCGAGGTACTGCGGGAACGGGAGAGGGTGGTGCCGCTTGGCCGGTACGGTGTCGCCGAGGACCTGACGGGCGCCGTGACCTTTCTCGCCTCAGATGACGCGGCGTACATCACCGGGCAATTTGTCGTGGTGGATGGCGGTGTGCTGGCACAGCAACGCTCGGCCAATGTCGATACCTTTCCCCTCACCAGCTTTCCTGATATTCCGGCCGACCTCATCTGA
- a CDS encoding TCR/Tet family MFS transporter, translated as MNLRKPAALVFVLATLLIDVMGIGLIIPVLPSLVKQLAGGEAAGAQMLGILTAVYAAMQFLFAPLLGALSDRFGRRPVLLLSIFGLGLDYLLLYFAPTLAWLFVGRVLAGITGASMAVVNAYVADVTPPEQRAKSYGLLGAMFGLGFIIGPVVGGFLGNIDLRLPFAAAAGLALVNALYGLFVLPESLRPEHRNARIGVRNLSPLVSLAALTRYPLVRNLGGSFILFGLANQVIFNTWVLFTEGVLKWSPAQNGAALALVGVLAIVVQAGLVGFAIKTFGERSTILGGLMVGVVQFGLLGLARTDLMFYIAIIIGSLSGVAGPAMQALISRNVTEREQGTVQGAITSLNSVVGIVGPLLATWVFAYYNGGGAGVRVPGAAFYLGGVCFLLGTLLTAIVLPREPRKTATLPGEPLPGEP; from the coding sequence ATGAATTTGCGCAAGCCTGCCGCCCTGGTGTTCGTGCTCGCCACCCTGCTGATCGACGTGATGGGCATCGGGCTCATCATTCCGGTGCTGCCCTCGCTCGTGAAGCAGCTGGCGGGCGGCGAAGCGGCGGGCGCGCAGATGCTGGGAATTCTCACGGCGGTGTACGCCGCGATGCAGTTTTTGTTTGCGCCGCTGCTGGGAGCGCTCAGTGACCGCTTCGGGCGCCGTCCCGTGCTGCTGCTTTCTATTTTCGGGCTGGGCCTCGACTACCTGCTGCTGTACTTTGCCCCGACGCTCGCCTGGCTCTTTGTGGGGCGCGTGCTCGCCGGGATCACGGGTGCCAGCATGGCCGTCGTCAACGCGTACGTCGCCGACGTGACGCCGCCCGAGCAGCGCGCCAAAAGTTACGGCCTGCTGGGCGCGATGTTTGGTCTGGGTTTCATCATCGGGCCCGTGGTCGGTGGCTTTCTCGGGAACATCGATCTGCGCCTGCCGTTCGCGGCGGCCGCCGGCCTGGCACTGGTCAACGCGCTTTACGGCCTGTTCGTGCTGCCCGAGTCGCTCCGGCCCGAACACCGCAACGCCCGGATCGGGGTCCGCAACCTGAGCCCGCTGGTGAGCCTCGCGGCCCTCACGCGCTACCCGCTCGTGCGCAACCTCGGCGGGAGCTTTATCCTGTTCGGTCTGGCCAATCAGGTCATCTTCAATACCTGGGTGCTCTTTACCGAGGGTGTGCTGAAGTGGAGCCCCGCCCAGAATGGTGCTGCGCTCGCCCTGGTGGGAGTGCTGGCCATCGTCGTGCAGGCGGGACTCGTCGGTTTCGCCATCAAGACCTTCGGCGAGCGCAGCACCATTCTGGGCGGGTTGATGGTCGGCGTGGTGCAGTTCGGTCTGCTGGGCCTGGCCCGCACCGACCTGATGTTCTACATCGCCATCATCATCGGCAGCCTGAGCGGCGTGGCAGGCCCAGCGATGCAGGCCCTCATCAGCCGCAACGTCACCGAGCGCGAGCAGGGCACGGTGCAGGGCGCCATCACCAGCCTGAACAGCGTGGTCGGCATTGTCGGGCCGCTGCTGGCCACCTGGGTGTTCGCTTACTACAACGGGGGAGGAGCGGGCGTGCGCGTGCCCGGCGCGGCGTTCTATCTGGGTGGCGTGTGCTTTCTGTTGGGCACCCTGCTGACGGCGATCGTCCTGCCACGCGAACCAAGGAAGACCGCAACTCTGCCCGGCGAACCCCTGCCCGGTGAACCCTGA
- a CDS encoding glycosyl hydrolase, which translates to MNQQPTGARLPILLGLSLLLAACGGNSTTGAGSAPTGAPLQRQDISTTPPQGVAGGPISQNGELLTPYVTTNAKTKGAVPTNKFWSSLVFKRYKPANMHSENMFAHPLALKAGANGLGVSYPTNLQITGAGSNSKYQYAYSPDFTLGVSGLSAPDTKADDWSDWTVTAAWDDGVRSLRTTFGHGIPFVYATKSGGNAQISFTATPNVWSNQGNVLGVTINGHHYGIFAPSGATWAQSGATFTSTLAGKDYYSVAALPDGSVGTLNDFKQYAYNFITGTRVSWNYNASGGTLGTTYNITTTPKEGTASGTLMALYRHQWMNSGNVNTAYRYTSPRGEMQVVRGSSFSTQMKFNGTLPWLPTKGSADTNQLNAYINEVRNAPDLLPYRGDSYWAGKSLGRLAEIVPVAEQVGNTGARDAFLNAMKGYLQDWFDGQSPNNFYYNSTWGTLIGYPKGFGSEEELNDHHFHWGYFIQAAAIVAQYDPAWLTAENGRWRNTVNELILDVANIDDANKRYPRLRAFDPYAGHSWASGHAGFGAGNNQESSSEDLHFANALILWGAVTGNTTIRDLGIYLYTNEVHAVEQYWFDINNQTFPTNYPHPVVGMVWGDGGDYSTWFSGEREMIQGINFLPVTAGSLYLGRNPNYLKQNYDYLGREPQYWRDVFWEVYALYDAPGAIAKFGSGNYTPEEGESKAHTYHWIHALNSLGRLDTAVTGNIPTSAVFNKNGTRNYAAYNPTASAITVTFSDGRQMNVPARSNVLNGTGSGGGGSDTTAPTVSVSASPSTLTSAGSVTVTANASDAGGISKVEFYRGGALVSTDTSSPYTHTDSFTSAQNGTYSYTARAFDNAGNNATSGAVNVTVNISSSGGDTQAPSTPGNLTSPSKTSTSISLSWTASTDNVGVSSYDVLRAGVPIATSTTTSFTDSGLNPSTSYIYSVRARDAAGNVSAQSNSITVTTNASGTTPTTRDAYATIQAESYDSQTGTQNVTCGDGSGCQAVGYVGNGDSLVYRGVNFGSTAARTVQLRVASGAASGVSGTVEVRLGGPTGTLLANPSVGNTGGWDAYTTIPYNVSAVTGTHDVYIVFKSGQSADFVNLNWLVFTR; encoded by the coding sequence ATGAATCAGCAACCCACTGGCGCCCGACTCCCAATCCTGCTCGGTCTGAGCCTGCTGCTCGCCGCCTGCGGCGGCAATTCCACGACCGGTGCGGGCAGCGCGCCCACCGGAGCGCCCCTGCAGCGCCAGGACATCAGTACGACACCGCCCCAAGGAGTCGCGGGTGGCCCCATCAGCCAGAACGGTGAACTGCTCACGCCGTACGTCACCACGAACGCCAAGACCAAAGGCGCCGTGCCCACCAACAAATTCTGGTCGTCGCTGGTCTTCAAGCGCTACAAGCCGGCCAACATGCACTCCGAAAACATGTTCGCGCACCCGCTGGCCCTCAAGGCAGGCGCGAACGGCCTGGGAGTCAGCTACCCCACCAATCTGCAGATCACTGGCGCGGGTAGCAACAGCAAGTATCAGTACGCCTACAGCCCCGACTTCACCCTGGGCGTCAGCGGCCTGAGCGCCCCCGACACCAAGGCCGACGATTGGTCCGACTGGACCGTCACGGCCGCCTGGGATGACGGTGTGCGCAGCCTGCGTACCACCTTCGGGCACGGCATTCCCTTCGTGTACGCCACCAAAAGCGGCGGCAACGCCCAGATCAGCTTCACGGCCACCCCGAATGTCTGGTCCAACCAGGGCAACGTTTTGGGCGTCACCATCAACGGGCACCACTACGGCATCTTCGCGCCCTCTGGCGCGACCTGGGCGCAGTCGGGCGCGACCTTCACCAGCACGCTGGCCGGCAAGGACTACTACTCGGTCGCCGCGCTGCCCGACGGCTCGGTGGGCACCCTCAACGACTTCAAGCAGTACGCCTACAACTTCATCACGGGTACCCGGGTCAGTTGGAACTACAACGCCTCCGGCGGCACCCTGGGCACCACCTACAACATCACCACCACGCCCAAGGAAGGCACGGCCAGCGGCACCCTGATGGCGCTCTACCGCCACCAGTGGATGAATTCCGGCAACGTCAACACCGCTTACCGCTACACCTCTCCGCGTGGCGAGATGCAGGTTGTGCGCGGCAGCTCCTTCAGCACCCAGATGAAGTTCAACGGCACGCTGCCGTGGCTGCCCACCAAGGGCAGCGCGGACACCAATCAACTGAACGCCTACATCAACGAAGTCCGCAACGCCCCGGACCTGCTGCCGTACCGTGGAGACTCGTACTGGGCGGGCAAATCGCTCGGACGCCTCGCGGAGATCGTGCCGGTGGCCGAGCAGGTCGGGAATACCGGTGCGCGTGACGCCTTCCTGAACGCCATGAAAGGCTACCTGCAGGACTGGTTCGATGGTCAGTCACCCAACAACTTTTACTACAACAGCACCTGGGGCACCCTGATCGGCTACCCCAAAGGCTTTGGCAGCGAAGAAGAGCTCAACGACCACCACTTCCACTGGGGTTACTTCATTCAGGCGGCCGCCATTGTCGCGCAGTACGACCCGGCCTGGCTGACGGCCGAAAACGGGCGCTGGCGGAACACCGTCAACGAACTCATTCTGGACGTCGCCAACATCGATGACGCCAACAAACGCTACCCGCGCCTGCGCGCCTTCGATCCCTACGCCGGGCACTCGTGGGCCTCGGGGCACGCGGGTTTCGGGGCCGGCAACAATCAGGAATCCTCCAGCGAGGACCTGCACTTCGCCAACGCCCTGATTCTGTGGGGCGCCGTGACGGGCAACACCACCATCCGTGACCTGGGCATCTACCTCTATACCAACGAGGTGCACGCCGTCGAGCAGTACTGGTTCGACATCAACAACCAGACCTTCCCCACCAACTACCCGCACCCGGTGGTCGGGATGGTGTGGGGCGACGGGGGAGACTACTCCACCTGGTTCTCCGGCGAGCGTGAAATGATTCAGGGCATCAACTTCCTTCCCGTCACGGCCGGTTCGCTGTACCTGGGACGCAACCCCAACTACCTCAAGCAGAACTACGACTACCTGGGCCGTGAACCTCAGTACTGGCGCGATGTGTTCTGGGAAGTGTACGCCCTGTACGATGCACCGGGCGCCATTGCCAAGTTCGGCAGCGGCAACTACACTCCCGAGGAAGGCGAAAGCAAGGCGCACACCTACCACTGGATTCATGCCCTCAACTCCCTCGGACGGCTCGACACTGCCGTGACCGGCAACATTCCCACCTCGGCGGTGTTCAACAAGAACGGCACGCGCAATTATGCCGCTTACAACCCCACCGCCAGCGCCATTACCGTGACCTTCAGCGACGGCCGGCAGATGAACGTGCCCGCCCGCTCGAACGTCCTGAACGGCACCGGCAGCGGAGGCGGCGGAAGTGACACCACCGCGCCGACCGTCAGCGTCAGCGCTTCGCCCAGCACCCTCACCAGTGCCGGCAGCGTGACCGTCACTGCGAACGCCAGCGATGCGGGGGGCATCAGCAAGGTCGAGTTCTACCGGGGTGGTGCGCTCGTCTCCACCGACACCAGCAGCCCGTACACCCACACCGACAGCTTTACCAGCGCCCAGAACGGCACTTACAGCTACACGGCCCGGGCCTTCGACAACGCCGGCAACAACGCGACCAGCGGCGCGGTGAACGTTACCGTCAACATCAGCAGCTCGGGCGGCGACACCCAGGCGCCCAGCACGCCCGGCAACCTCACCTCGCCCAGCAAGACCAGCACCAGCATTTCGCTCAGCTGGACTGCCTCCACCGACAACGTCGGCGTGAGCAGCTACGACGTGCTGCGTGCCGGCGTGCCCATTGCCACCAGCACCACCACCTCCTTTACCGACAGTGGCCTGAACCCCAGCACCTCCTACATCTACTCGGTGCGGGCCCGTGACGCCGCCGGAAACGTCTCGGCCCAATCGAACTCCATTACCGTCACCACCAACGCCAGCGGTACCACGCCCACCACGCGCGACGCGTACGCCACCATCCAGGCGGAAAGCTACGACAGCCAGACCGGCACCCAGAACGTCACCTGTGGCGACGGCAGCGGCTGCCAGGCAGTCGGTTACGTCGGCAACGGCGACTCGCTGGTCTACCGGGGCGTGAATTTCGGCTCGACCGCAGCCCGCACGGTGCAGCTGCGCGTAGCTTCGGGCGCCGCGAGCGGGGTGAGCGGCACCGTCGAGGTGCGCCTCGGCGGCCCTACCGGAACGCTGCTCGCCAACCCCTCGGTGGGCAACACAGGTGGTTGGGACGCTTACACCACCATTCCTTACAACGTCTCGGCCGTGACCGGCACGCACGACGTGTACATCGTGTTCAAGAGCGGTCAGAGCGCCGACTTCGTCAACCTCAACTGGCTGGTCTTCACCCGCTGA
- a CDS encoding flavin monoamine oxidase family protein, which yields MTSTERLITASAGQHEPSDIIVVGAGLAGLRAASLLEARGYMVQVLEAQGHVGGRVMTRHLDGEAVDLGAQWIGPHQHRIRQLAREFGLTTAPQYTTGQAFVDLNGELRPYKTLRLPVDVATALELAWCVWTTEWLRAGVDLHRPVSDASAARWDTMTVADWTRRHLQQAAARQVLGAVVRAVFAAEPEELSFLHFLYYLQANGGLLRLIGVRGGAQQDTLSGGAGQLTARLARALQRRVLLNTPVTRIQHERTRVRLHTPRGVFEARCAVVTAPPPVAGRITFEPALPPPRQRLMCDMPMGAIIKANVLYPRPFWRAQGHSGELLGCASELELVFDRSRGGDAPGVLVVFMAGERARAWSRRSPGERRRMVVRELTRYFGPAALNPSAYTEQDWTNESYIMGAYAGLMPPGLWTAAGSALREPVGALFWAGTESARTGFGYLEGALESAERVTEEVTACLTKHPPR from the coding sequence ATGACCAGTACCGAGCGCTTGATCACAGCCTCCGCGGGCCAACACGAACCGTCCGATATCATTGTCGTCGGCGCCGGACTGGCCGGTCTGCGCGCCGCCTCACTGCTCGAGGCGCGTGGGTACATGGTGCAGGTGCTGGAGGCGCAAGGCCACGTGGGTGGCCGTGTCATGACGCGCCACCTCGACGGAGAGGCCGTCGATCTGGGAGCGCAGTGGATCGGCCCTCATCAGCACCGGATTCGGCAACTCGCGCGCGAATTCGGTCTGACGACCGCGCCGCAATACACGACCGGGCAGGCCTTCGTGGATTTGAACGGTGAACTGCGGCCGTACAAGACCCTGCGCCTCCCTGTCGACGTGGCGACCGCACTGGAGCTGGCGTGGTGCGTGTGGACCACCGAGTGGCTGCGCGCCGGGGTGGATCTGCACCGTCCGGTGTCCGACGCCAGCGCCGCGCGGTGGGATACCATGACCGTGGCCGACTGGACGCGGCGCCATCTGCAGCAGGCAGCGGCACGCCAGGTTCTCGGTGCGGTCGTGCGGGCCGTGTTCGCCGCCGAACCGGAGGAGCTGTCCTTTTTGCACTTCCTGTATTACCTGCAGGCAAACGGAGGACTCCTGCGGCTGATCGGTGTGCGGGGTGGCGCGCAGCAGGACACGCTCAGTGGTGGCGCCGGACAGCTCACCGCGCGGCTGGCGCGCGCATTGCAGCGCAGGGTGCTGCTGAACACGCCCGTCACGCGAATCCAGCATGAACGGACGCGAGTGCGGCTTCACACGCCCCGGGGCGTCTTCGAAGCGCGGTGCGCCGTCGTCACCGCGCCTCCACCGGTGGCCGGGCGAATCACCTTCGAACCCGCGCTGCCACCGCCGCGCCAGCGCCTGATGTGCGACATGCCGATGGGCGCCATCATCAAGGCGAACGTCCTGTATCCTCGCCCGTTCTGGCGTGCTCAGGGTCACTCTGGTGAGCTGCTGGGCTGCGCGAGCGAGCTGGAGCTGGTGTTCGACCGCTCGCGCGGTGGTGACGCTCCGGGCGTGCTGGTGGTGTTCATGGCCGGTGAGCGGGCACGCGCGTGGTCGCGGCGCTCTCCTGGGGAGCGCCGCCGGATGGTCGTGCGGGAACTCACCCGTTATTTTGGCCCGGCGGCGCTCAACCCGAGCGCGTATACCGAGCAGGACTGGACGAACGAATCCTACATCATGGGCGCGTACGCCGGCCTGATGCCTCCTGGATTGTGGACGGCCGCCGGGTCGGCGCTGCGCGAGCCGGTCGGGGCCCTCTTCTGGGCCGGTACGGAAAGCGCCCGGACCGGCTTCGGTTACCTGGAAGGCGCGCTGGAATCCGCCGAGCGTGTCACCGAAGAAGTCACGGCGTGCCTGACGAAGCACCCGCCACGCTGA